The Streptomyces cathayae DNA segment TCCCTGATCTACTTCGCGAACCAGGTCAACAGCGTGGCGATCCAGTACAACTTCCCGTCCATCGTCGAAAGCCTCGACGTGGAAGGGTCCTTCCTGATCGGTGTGGTGAGCGGCAGCGCCGGCATCGCCTCGTTCATCGGCGTGCTCGTGATCCCGTGGATCCAGCGCCGTGTGCAGAGCGAGGTCCGGGTCCTGACGTACGTGACGCTCGCCACGGTCCCGGTGGCGGTCGCGTACAGCGTCTCCGACGGCGCGATCCTGCGCATTCTGCTGATCGACGCGGCGATGCTGCTGCTGGTCGGCATCCTCCCGCTCTACTGGTCGGTCGCGATGGCGAGGATGTCCGGGCTGATGGCCGCGGCCGGACTCGCGTTCATCAACACGGTCGGGCTGCTCGGCGGGTTCGTCGGCCCCTATCTGTACGGACTCGCCGAGGGCCGGGGGAGCGAGTCCGCCGGACACGCCGTGCTCGTGGGCGCCGCCGTCCTCGGCGTGCTGCTCCTGCCGGTGCTGCATCGAACGGTGCGTTCCGAGGACCGGCGGGCCGGCCAGGGCGCCGGCCCGGGCTCTCCGGCCGGTGGGGAAGCCGGTGCGGAAGCGGTGAAGTGACCCTGCGGAACCGTGTCGTCGCCGCCCGGACCGGCCCGTTCGGCGGGTGGGCGGCGTCGACCGTACGCGGGGGCGGCGGCCGACCCGGCCTCCCCCCGCGGCCGTGGTCATAGACTCACGGATTCACGGGTTCACCGACTCACGGGCGCACGGCGACTTCGTGCGGAGACGCCGAGGAGTCGGGGAGGGGGAGGGGAGGAGCCATGGCCGAACGAGGGCTGGAGACGAAGTACCGCATCGCGGAGACGGCGATGGCGCTGTTCCTGGAGCAGGGCTACGAGAGCGTCACCGTGGAGGCCGTCGCGGACGCGTCGCAGGTGTCACGGCGCACGGTGTTCCGGTACTTCGACGGCAAGGACGAGCTGGCGTTCCCCGATCACTCCGCGCGGCTGGAGCTGTTGGCGCGCCACCTGGTGAAGCCGACCGGGGGGCGGTCCCCGGTGGACGTCGTCGTCGCGGCCACCGAGGTGGTGATGCTCGACTTCCTGAGCAGGCCCGAACTGGTGCTCCAGCGCTACCGGCTGACCCGGATCGTGCCCGAGTTGCGCAGGCGTGAGGTGCTCGAGAACGAACGCTACGTCGCCCTGACCCGGGCGTATCTGCGTGACCGACTGCCCCCGGACGGTCCGGCGTTCCTGCCGATGGCGCTCTCCGCGCTGATCGACGCGATGCATCGGTCGGCGCTCGGCAACTTCGCCCGCAGCGGCGGGACGGCGGACGCGTACGCCGAGCTCAAGGACGGCATGGAGTGGATCCGCCGGACCCTGGTCGAGGAACCGGCTGCCGGCAGTCCCCTGCTGTTCGCCGTGCTGCCGGACACGGCGGCCGCGCGGCACGCGTTGTCGACGCTGCGCGACGAGGCCCGGGACCTGCTCTGAACCCGGTGCGCCGGCCGCGGCCGATCCCGGGCGTGCAGGACCGAACGGTGCGGGGCACGGTGAGTCTGCCGACCGGGAGGGCCCGCGCAGGCGGCGCGGTCGCCGCTCTCGCCCCGTCGGCCGCCCTGACGGGCTGAGACCCCGGCACATCGGTGCCATGACATGGATGCACCGAAAAATGAACAGCGCCTCTCGGAGTGCCCCCGGCACTGACGTCGATGGCTAGCATCAATGCCGCTGACTGTGATGTGAGGAGGCCGAGGTGGCCGAGGTGGCCGAGGTGACCGAGACGACGCCGGTCGAGACGGCCGTGGCCGAGGTGATGGCCGAGCTGGCCGAGCTCGAGGACCCGAAGACACGCCGGGTGAACGAGAAGCACGGTGACGATCACGGTGTGAATCTCAGCAGGCTGCGCGCGCTCGCGAAGCGGCTGAAGACGCAGCAGGAACTCGCGCGCCGCCTCTGGGCGACGGATGACACCGCGGCGAGACTCCTGGCGATCCTGGTCTGCCGCCCGAAGGCGTTCGAGCGCGAGGAACTGGACGTCATGCTGCGCGAGGCACGCGCACCCAAGGTGCACGACTGGCTCGTGAACTACGTGGTGAAGAAGAACCCGCACTCCGAAGAGCTGCGCCTGGCCTGGTCCGCCGATCCGGATCCCGTGGTCGCGAGCGCCGGCTGGGCGCTGACCACCGAACGCGTGGCGAAGCGGCCTGGGGGTCTCGACCTGGCAGGACTGCTCGACGTCATCGAGGCGGAGATGAAGAACGCCCCGGATCGCTTGCAATGGGCGATGAACCACTGCCTGGCCCAGATCGGCATCGAGCACGCCGAGCACCGTACCCGCGCAGTCGACATCGGCGAGCGCCTGGAAGTGCTCAAGGACTACCCGACCTCCCCGGGCTGCACGTCCCCGTTCGCGCCCGTCTGGATCACCGAGATGGTGCGCCGACAGCACGACGGGTAGGAAGAGCCGCGCTCGCGCTCACGCTCGTGCCGCTACCGGGGCCCTTCGCCGTGCACGGCCCTGCAGGGCGGAAGCAAAGCGGCTCTTCGGGGCTCTTCGGCCTGCTTCGACACGCGCCGGCCGTGACCGCTGTCGGCCCCGGCGTGGCACCACGGCGGCCGTCCGTCGAGGCGGCTGCCGCTCCCACGCGTCATGCCCCGGCCGAAGCCGAGCGGTTGCGGCACTCGGGTGCCGGTGGATAACCCTTCACTCGCACGGACCGAAATCTGTGGTGGCTGATGTAGACATGTGCGCGCACCGAGGTTAGTGTGTCTGCTGTAGCCAGGAAGTCGGTGAGGCGTGGCAGACACGAACTGCCCGCGGGAACAGAGGTTCTGGCACGGCGGTGGAGTGGTGGGGCCGGAGTAGGCTTGGGGCCCCCTCGCTGACCGCCGGGCCTGGTGGCCGTACGAGGGCCGCCGGCAGTACGCAGGTCCGCAGGAGTGAGAAGTCAGACAGAAGGAAGAGAAGGAGGAGGACGCCATCAGGATCGCCCGGGCGAGAACGGTCTGCCCGGGTACCGCAGGCCCCGGAACGGAAGGTGGTCCCACGGTCACGCATCCGCGATCCCCGCACTCTCCGCCCCTCGTCAGGGGTCGGTGCGGAAACAGAAGGCCGGCCTCGCAGTAAGCCGGTCGATGGTGTTACAAATCCCTCGGGGCCTTGGTGCCGTACGGCACCAAGGCCCCTCGACGCATTCCCCCCTCAGAGGTGCAGATGACCACAGACACGCCGCTCGACCGAATCGACGACGACGACTACCCCGCTTACACCATGGGACGAGCAGCGGAGATGCTCGGCACCACGCCCGCCTTCCTACGGGCTCTCGGTGAAGCCCGGTTGATCACACCCCTGCGCTCCGAGGGCGGCCACCGTCGCTACTCCCGCTATCAGCTGCGCATCGCCGCCCGTGCCCGGGAGATGGTCGACCAGGGCACCGCCATCGAGGCGGCCTGCCGCATCATCATCCTGGAAGACCAACTGGAAGAGGCCCGGCGCATCAACGACGCACTGCGAGGCGGTGAGGTCGGGGCCGACCACAAGGCGGACGCCTGACCCGCACGCTCATGGCGGACGGTGGCACGCCAGGACCGCGGCCGGCAGCCGATCGGACCGGCGATCGAGTCCCCTTCGGGAGGGCCCGGGGCTGCGCTGCTCGGCCGACACCCCTGCTGTAAGCGGTCATTCCCGGCGTGTACGAACCGTTTTCCCCGTCGCTTGTCCCGCCGGGCCGCCGAACAGTTTCCGGCGGATGGCGCGACGCTGCGCGGCGGTGGTCGCACCCCAGATGCCGACGTCCTCCCCCTGCTCGACGGCCCACCGGCGGCAGGCGAGCAGGACGCGGCAGCGATGGCAGACCGCACGGGCGCGAGCGACCTGGGGCTCGCTTTCCCGTTCGATCAGAGGGAAGAAGAGCTCGGGATCCTCGCCCACGCACGCGGCATCGCGGATCCATCCGCGTGCGGCGGGGAACAGGTCGACGCTGAAGCGAGAAGGCCGACGGTCGTCCGGCACGGTGACACCTCCGCCAGATGCCGGCTGAGCCGGCAGGTGGCTGCGGCACAGGCGTGCCGCAGGCCCGGCAGGGGTCGTGCCCACCACTCTAAAAGCGTGCCTGTGGACTTGTCAGCCCGGACGGGGTCCGTGCGGGCCGTACTCGTCATGCCCTGCTCAGGGCCGGGGCGGTGGCCGCCCCTCCCGCAGGTCAGATGGACATGGGGGCGCCGAGCATCAGGGAAGCCCGCTGGAGCGGGTCGGCGATCCTCGCCTCTGCGACCTCTGCGGCCTCGGGGGCCTCGGGGGCGGTGCGGCAGGTGAAGCCGAGCCGGGTCATGGCCCTGAGGACTTCGCCGCCGCTGAAATCGCGGCGGTCCTGGCGGGTGACGACCTGGCCGACCTGCTTGGCGGGGTAGTGGCGGCGCCCGATGACGACGGAGTCGCCGGTGACCGGCTCGGGCTTGACGCCCTTCATCGATTCCAGCACGCCGTCCTTGGTGAGCTCGAACGGAAAGCGGGCGATGACACAACGCATGACGCCTCACAAGGAGAAGGGGAAAGGGGCCGGCTGTGATGTGGCGGTTCAGCGGGAGAGGGCGATGACGCCCGGGGCGTCATCGTGTTCGTCGACCACGGGCAAGGCCCCGAGCCGCCGGTGGCGCATCGCGTGCTCGGCCTCGGCCACCGTGGTCAGCGGCGGGGCGAAGGGCCCGCCGTCGTCGCGTCGGAGACGTCGCGCAGGCGGAGCCGGTCGGTGTAGCCGGAACTGTCCCGCACGGCGGTGAGCCGGGCCTGGGTGACCAGGTCGGTGTACTGGCCGTCCTCGTCGCAGACGACGAGGTGACCCGTGCGGGCGGCGGCCATGAGGGACAGCGCCACTTCGACGGTCATGTCGTCCCAGACCTGAGGCCCGGCCGAGTCCACGGCATCGGCAGCCGTCCTGTGCACGGCGTCGGTGCCGGTCGGGCGGGAATGCATCTGGACCAGCGTCAAGAGGTGCCTCCTGCAGAGATGGGTCAGCTTCCTGATCAGGACGGGTCTAGGCGGCGTCGGAGACGGACCGCCGTGCGGGCGCGCGCCGGGCCGCCGGCACGGCGCGGCGCCGGCCGCGTGAGGTGGCGCCGCGCCGGGGGCGTTCGGTCACCGGTGCGGTGATGACGACCGGGATGCCGGAGGGGGCCTGGGCGCCGGTGATGCGGTGCAGGGCCTCCGCGCCCGCGCGGACCTGGGTGGTCTGCGGGACGATGCCGGCCATTTCCATGAGGCGGGTCATGGCGCGGCGCTGGTTCGGGGTGACCAGGGTGACGACGCTGCCGGACTCGCCGGCGCGGGCCGTGCGGCCGCCGCGGTGGAGGTAGTCCTTGTGGTCGGTCGGAGGGTCGACGTTGACGACGAGGTCGAGACTGTCGACGTGGATGCCGCGCGCGGCGACGTTGGTCGCCACCAGCACGTTGACGTGCCCGTTCTTGAACTGCGTCAGCGTACGGGTGCGCTGCGGCTGCGACTTGCCCCCGTGCAGGGAGGCGGCCCGCACCCCGCTGTTCAGGAAGTGCTCGGTGAGGCGGTCCACGGCGTGCTTGGTGTCCAGGAACATGATCACACGGCCGTCGCGTGCGGCGATCTCGGTGACGGCCGCGTGCTTGTCGGCGCCGTGGACGTGGAGCACGTGGTGCTCCATCGTCGTGACCGCGCCGGCCGACGGATCGACGGAGTGCACGACGGGGTCGCTCAGGTAGCGGCGCACGAGGAGGTCGACGTTGCGGTCGAGCGTGGCGGAGAACAGCATGCGCTGCCCCTCGGGACGGACCTGGTCGAGCAGAGCGGTGACCTGCGGCATGAAGCCCATGTCGGCCATCTGGTCCGCTTCGTCGAGGACGGTGACGGACACCTGGTCCAGTCGGCAGTCGCCGCGTTCGATGAGGTCCTTGAGGCGTCCGGGGGTGGCGACGACGAGCTCGACGCCGCGGCGCAGCGCGCCGGCCTGCCTGCTGATCGGCATCCCTCCCACGACCGTCGCCAGGCGCAGCCTCACCGCGCGGGCGTACGGCGTGAGCGCGTCGGTGACCTGCTGCGCCAGCTCACGCGTCGGTACGAGGATCAGCCCCAGCGGCTGCCGGGCCTCGGCGCGCCGCCCGGCCGTACGGGCCAGCAGGGCCAGCCCGAAGGCGAGGGTCTTGCCGGAACCGGTGCGCCCCCGGCCGAGGACGTCACGGCCGGCGAGCGAGTTCGGCAGCGTCGCGGCCTGGATCGGGAACGGTACGGTCACGCCCTGCGCGCCGAGCGCGGTCAGCAGCTCCGCGGGCATGTCGAGATCGGCGAAGCCCGCCACGGCGGGCAGCGCCGGGGTGATCGTCTTCGGGAGGGCGAACTCCCCCTGGAACGCGGCGGGGCGGCGGCTGTGACCGTGGGAACGCACCGGTCCGCCGGAGCGGCTCAGGGACGACGAGCCGAACTGTCTGCCGTTCTTCCCGGGGACGGCGCTGCCGTTCCGGGTGCGGGCGAAGCGGTCGTTCGTGCGTGTGCGGTTCATGCGGAACCTTCCTTGATGCGGCACATATCAAGGAATTCCCGCAGCGGTGAGCGGCATGGAGAATTGCAAGAACGGGCCGAGTGGGGCGCGAAAATGAATCGTGCGCCAAAACATGATGCACGGGAGATGCTCTGGCATTCCCGAAAGGGAATCCTTTTGTGTAGGTCTGTGGATTCCCCGCGGTCGTCCCGCAGGCGAAACCACTGCGGGACGTGCATGCAGCTGGGGCCCGCACCCCGAAGGATGCGGGCCCCAGCTACGAAGTGTG contains these protein-coding regions:
- a CDS encoding TetR/AcrR family transcriptional regulator; this translates as MAERGLETKYRIAETAMALFLEQGYESVTVEAVADASQVSRRTVFRYFDGKDELAFPDHSARLELLARHLVKPTGGRSPVDVVVAATEVVMLDFLSRPELVLQRYRLTRIVPELRRREVLENERYVALTRAYLRDRLPPDGPAFLPMALSALIDAMHRSALGNFARSGGTADAYAELKDGMEWIRRTLVEEPAAGSPLLFAVLPDTAAARHALSTLRDEARDLL
- a CDS encoding DNA alkylation repair protein; the encoded protein is MAELAELEDPKTRRVNEKHGDDHGVNLSRLRALAKRLKTQQELARRLWATDDTAARLLAILVCRPKAFEREELDVMLREARAPKVHDWLVNYVVKKNPHSEELRLAWSADPDPVVASAGWALTTERVAKRPGGLDLAGLLDVIEAEMKNAPDRLQWAMNHCLAQIGIEHAEHRTRAVDIGERLEVLKDYPTSPGCTSPFAPVWITEMVRRQHDG
- a CDS encoding MerR family transcriptional regulator, which gives rise to MTTDTPLDRIDDDDYPAYTMGRAAEMLGTTPAFLRALGEARLITPLRSEGGHRRYSRYQLRIAARAREMVDQGTAIEAACRIIILEDQLEEARRINDALRGGEVGADHKADA
- a CDS encoding WhiB family transcriptional regulator, whose protein sequence is MPDDRRPSRFSVDLFPAARGWIRDAACVGEDPELFFPLIERESEPQVARARAVCHRCRVLLACRRWAVEQGEDVGIWGATTAAQRRAIRRKLFGGPAGQATGKTVRTRRE
- a CDS encoding SCO5918 family protein, coding for MRCVIARFPFELTKDGVLESMKGVKPEPVTGDSVVIGRRHYPAKQVGQVVTRQDRRDFSGGEVLRAMTRLGFTCRTAPEAPEAAEVAEARIADPLQRASLMLGAPMSI
- a CDS encoding DEAD/DEAH box helicase, which encodes MNRTRTNDRFARTRNGSAVPGKNGRQFGSSSLSRSGGPVRSHGHSRRPAAFQGEFALPKTITPALPAVAGFADLDMPAELLTALGAQGVTVPFPIQAATLPNSLAGRDVLGRGRTGSGKTLAFGLALLARTAGRRAEARQPLGLILVPTRELAQQVTDALTPYARAVRLRLATVVGGMPISRQAGALRRGVELVVATPGRLKDLIERGDCRLDQVSVTVLDEADQMADMGFMPQVTALLDQVRPEGQRMLFSATLDRNVDLLVRRYLSDPVVHSVDPSAGAVTTMEHHVLHVHGADKHAAVTEIAARDGRVIMFLDTKHAVDRLTEHFLNSGVRAASLHGGKSQPQRTRTLTQFKNGHVNVLVATNVAARGIHVDSLDLVVNVDPPTDHKDYLHRGGRTARAGESGSVVTLVTPNQRRAMTRLMEMAGIVPQTTQVRAGAEALHRITGAQAPSGIPVVITAPVTERPRRGATSRGRRRAVPAARRAPARRSVSDAA